In a genomic window of Cynocephalus volans isolate mCynVol1 chromosome 1, mCynVol1.pri, whole genome shotgun sequence:
- the UBE2C gene encoding ubiquitin-conjugating enzyme E2 C isoform X1 — MASQNRDPAAASVAAARKGAEPSGGAARGPVGKRLQQELMTLMMSGDKGISAFPESDNLFKWVGTIHGAAGTVYEDLRYKLSLEFPSGYPYNAPTVKFLTPCYHPNVDTQGNICLDILKDKWSALYDVRTILLSIQSLLGEPNIDSPLNTHAAELWKNPTAFKKYLQETYSKQVSSQEP; from the exons ATGGCCTCTCAAAACCGCGACCCAGCCGCCGCCAGCGTCGCCGCCGCCCGTAAAGGAGCAGAGCCCAGCGGAGGCGCTGCCCGGGGCCCTGTGGGCAAGAG GCTACAGCAGGAGCTGATGACCCTCATG ATGTCTGGCGACAAAGGCATTTCTGCCTTCCCTGAATCAGACAACCTTTTCAAATGGGTAGGGACCATCCATGGAGCTGCTGGCACA GTATATGAGGACCTGAGGTATAAGCTCTCCCTTGAGTTCCCCAGTGGCTACCCTTACAATGCACCCACGGTGAAGTTCCTCACACCCTGCTACCACCCCAATGTGGACACCCAGGGTAACATCTGCCTGGACATCCTGAAGGACAAGTGGTCTGCCCTGTATGATGTCAGGACCATCCTGCTCTCCATCCAGAGCCTGTTAGGAG AACCCAACATTGATAGCCCTTTGAACACGCATGCTGCTGAGCTCTGGAAAAACCCCACAG CTTTTAAGAAGTACCTGCAAGAAACCTACTCAAAGCAGGTCTCCAGCCAAGAGCCCTGA
- the UBE2C gene encoding ubiquitin-conjugating enzyme E2 C isoform X2: MTLMMSGDKGISAFPESDNLFKWVGTIHGAAGTVYEDLRYKLSLEFPSGYPYNAPTVKFLTPCYHPNVDTQGNICLDILKDKWSALYDVRTILLSIQSLLGEPNIDSPLNTHAAELWKNPTAFKKYLQETYSKQVSSQEP, translated from the exons ATGACCCTCATG ATGTCTGGCGACAAAGGCATTTCTGCCTTCCCTGAATCAGACAACCTTTTCAAATGGGTAGGGACCATCCATGGAGCTGCTGGCACA GTATATGAGGACCTGAGGTATAAGCTCTCCCTTGAGTTCCCCAGTGGCTACCCTTACAATGCACCCACGGTGAAGTTCCTCACACCCTGCTACCACCCCAATGTGGACACCCAGGGTAACATCTGCCTGGACATCCTGAAGGACAAGTGGTCTGCCCTGTATGATGTCAGGACCATCCTGCTCTCCATCCAGAGCCTGTTAGGAG AACCCAACATTGATAGCCCTTTGAACACGCATGCTGCTGAGCTCTGGAAAAACCCCACAG CTTTTAAGAAGTACCTGCAAGAAACCTACTCAAAGCAGGTCTCCAGCCAAGAGCCCTGA